In Cyclopterus lumpus isolate fCycLum1 chromosome 9, fCycLum1.pri, whole genome shotgun sequence, a single genomic region encodes these proteins:
- the rhobtb4 gene encoding rho related BTB domain containing 4 isoform X2 — translation MDIDTDYERPNVETIKCVVVGDNAVGKTRLICARACNATLTQYQLLATHVPTVWAIDQYRVCQEVLERSRDVVDEVSVSLRLWDTFGDHHKDRRFAYGRSDVVVLCFSLANPNSLRHVRTMWFPEIKHFCPRTPIILVGCQLDLRYADLDAVNRARRPLAKPIKPTDILPPERGHEVAKELGIPYYETSIVAQFGVKDVFDNAIRAALISRRHLQFWKSHLKKVQRPLLQAPFLPPRPPRPIVGIPDPPPTDGEGPDSLFCQPLCTDVLFLLHGGATRVFAHKVYLATSCSKFYDLFTLDIGGLCMGPRGVEQESKENLESGEEDEQSRRGAKEQAGRTKSLDIDKDGVDGGVRGLHRPQLLQQGSLRTSQSDNALPSRAHYSLGALGTGRALSGWGRGFLSVCLELVDDPMMGRPRLMTVVAMDALIQEEPFKAVLQYLYTGSLDESRGDLMQVATIAELLEVFDLRMMVANVLNRESFMNQEITKAFHVRRANRIKECLNKGSFADVVFRLDDGCLPAHKPLLISSCSWMAAMFRGSFMESYIEEVSIPNTSTACMRGVLEFLYCGLLTPSPGLEPIELIILSNRLCLPRLVALTEQHAVDELLQLAAKGGDIDGQVLAYLELAQFHNAKQLSAWCLHHICTNYNSICRKFPKDMKVMSAENQKHFEKQRWPPVWFLKEEDRYLRSQKEREREEEILRKQHTKRGWCFWRHPSSSPHVS, via the exons ATGGATATAGACACAGACTATGAGCGGCCCAATGTGGAAACTATTAAATGTGTGGTGGTAGGGGATAATGCAGTAGGCAAGACCAGGCTAATCTGTGCCCGGGCCTGCAATGCCACCCTCACACAGTATCAGCTGCTTGCCACCCACGTGCCAACCGTCTGGGCCATCGACCAGTACCGTGTCTGCCAGGAG GTGTTAGAGAGATCTCGTGATGTAGTGGACGAGGTCAGTGTGTCCCTGAGGCTATGGGACACGTTTGGGGATCATCACAAAGACAGACGATTTGCCTATGGCAG GTCTGACGTAGTGGTGCTTTGCTTCTCTCTGGCTAATCCCAATTCCCTGCGCCACGTACGCACCATGTGGTTCCCGGAAATCAAGCACTTTTGTCCCCGGACACCCATCATTCTGGTTGGCTGCCAGCTGGACCTGCGCTATGCCGACCTTGATGCAGTTAACCGTGCACGACGACCCCTAGCCAA ACCAATCAAACCTACCGACATCCTTCCCCCAGAGAGAGGCCACGAAGTGGCAAAGGAACTTGGGATTCCCTACTATGAGACCAGCATTGTTGCCCAATTTGGAGTCAAAGATGTCTTCGACAATGCCATCCGAGCCGCCCTCATCTCCCGTCGTCACCTGCAGTTCTGGAAGTCCCACCTGAAAAAGGTCCAGAGGCCCCTTCTCCAGGCACCCTTCCTGCCTCCTCGTCCGCCTCGCCCCATTGTGGGCATTCCAGACCCGCCTCCCACAGATGGCGAGGGCCCTGATTCCCTTTTCTGCCAGCCACTGTGTACAGATGTTCTTTTCCTTCTGCACGGTGGTGCCACTCGCGTATTTGCACACAAAGTATATCTGGCAACGTCCTGCTCTAAGTTCTATGACCTCTTCACCCTTGATATTGGTGGATTATGCATGGGGCCACGGGGGGTGGAGCAGGAGAGCAAGGAAAACTTGGAgagtggagaggaagatgagcagagcaggagaggagcCAAGGAGCAAGCTGGGCGCACTAAGAGCCTGGACATTGATAAAGACGGGGTAGATGGAGGAGTGCGGGGCCTGCATCGACCCCAGCTGCTCCAGCAGGGTTCTTTGAGGACTTCCCAGAGTGATAATGCGCTCCCCTCTCGAGCCCACTACTCCCTGGGAGCACTGGGGACTGGTCGAGCCCTTTCAGGATGGGGAAGGGGGttcctgagtgtgtgtctggagCTTGTTGATGATCCCATGATGGGACGACCACGACTCATGACTGTGGTCGCCATGGATGCGCTTATACAGGAAGAACCATTTAAG GCAGTGCTTCAGTACCTGTACACAGGCAGTCTGGACGAGAGCCGAGGCGATCTGATGCAGGTGGCCACCATCGCAGAGCTGCTTGAGGTGTTTGACCTGCGGATGATGGTGGCCAATGTTCTCAACAGAGAGAGCTTCATGAACCAGGAGATCACGAAGGCTTTCCACGTCCGCAGAGCCAACCGCATCAAGGAGTGTCTCAATAAAGGCAGCTTTGCTG ATGTGGTGTTTCGACTGGACGATGGCTGCCTCCCGGCCCACAAGCCCCTGCTCATCTCCAGCTGCAGCTGGATGGCTGCCATGTTCCGAGGCTCTTTCATGGAAAGCTACATTGAGGAG GTATCCATTCCTAACACCAGCACAGCCTGTATGCGCGGGGTGTTGGAGTTCCTGTACTGCGGTCTGCTGACACCCTCTCCTGGTCTGGAGCCCATTGAACTTATTATTCTCTCCAACCGTCTGTGTTTGCCACGCCTAGTTGCCCTCACAG AGCAGCATGCTGTGGATGAGCTTCTCCAGTTGGCAGCAAAAGGAGGTGACATTGATGGTCAAGTGTTGGCTTACCTGGAGCTCGCACAG ttCCACAACGCCAAGCAACTATCAGCTTGGTGTCTCCATCACATCTGCACTAATTATAATAGCATCTGCCGCAAGTTTCCCAAAGACATGAAGGTCATGTCAGCAG AAAACCAGAAGCACTTTGAGAAGCAGCGCTGGCCTCCTGTGTGGTTCCTAAAAGAGGAGGACCGCTATCTGCGCTCACAGAAGGAGCGTGAGCGCGAGGAGGAGATCTTGCGCAAGCAACACACCAAACGGGGTTGGTGTTTCTGGAGGCACCCCTCGTCCTCTCCGCACGTCTCCTAG
- the rhobtb4 gene encoding rho related BTB domain containing 4 isoform X1: MWVNSGTVGRALSMDIDTDYERPNVETIKCVVVGDNAVGKTRLICARACNATLTQYQLLATHVPTVWAIDQYRVCQEVLERSRDVVDEVSVSLRLWDTFGDHHKDRRFAYGRSDVVVLCFSLANPNSLRHVRTMWFPEIKHFCPRTPIILVGCQLDLRYADLDAVNRARRPLAKPIKPTDILPPERGHEVAKELGIPYYETSIVAQFGVKDVFDNAIRAALISRRHLQFWKSHLKKVQRPLLQAPFLPPRPPRPIVGIPDPPPTDGEGPDSLFCQPLCTDVLFLLHGGATRVFAHKVYLATSCSKFYDLFTLDIGGLCMGPRGVEQESKENLESGEEDEQSRRGAKEQAGRTKSLDIDKDGVDGGVRGLHRPQLLQQGSLRTSQSDNALPSRAHYSLGALGTGRALSGWGRGFLSVCLELVDDPMMGRPRLMTVVAMDALIQEEPFKAVLQYLYTGSLDESRGDLMQVATIAELLEVFDLRMMVANVLNRESFMNQEITKAFHVRRANRIKECLNKGSFADVVFRLDDGCLPAHKPLLISSCSWMAAMFRGSFMESYIEEVSIPNTSTACMRGVLEFLYCGLLTPSPGLEPIELIILSNRLCLPRLVALTEQHAVDELLQLAAKGGDIDGQVLAYLELAQFHNAKQLSAWCLHHICTNYNSICRKFPKDMKVMSAENQKHFEKQRWPPVWFLKEEDRYLRSQKEREREEEILRKQHTKRGWCFWRHPSSSPHVS, from the exons ggccCTCTCCATGGATATAGACACAGACTATGAGCGGCCCAATGTGGAAACTATTAAATGTGTGGTGGTAGGGGATAATGCAGTAGGCAAGACCAGGCTAATCTGTGCCCGGGCCTGCAATGCCACCCTCACACAGTATCAGCTGCTTGCCACCCACGTGCCAACCGTCTGGGCCATCGACCAGTACCGTGTCTGCCAGGAG GTGTTAGAGAGATCTCGTGATGTAGTGGACGAGGTCAGTGTGTCCCTGAGGCTATGGGACACGTTTGGGGATCATCACAAAGACAGACGATTTGCCTATGGCAG GTCTGACGTAGTGGTGCTTTGCTTCTCTCTGGCTAATCCCAATTCCCTGCGCCACGTACGCACCATGTGGTTCCCGGAAATCAAGCACTTTTGTCCCCGGACACCCATCATTCTGGTTGGCTGCCAGCTGGACCTGCGCTATGCCGACCTTGATGCAGTTAACCGTGCACGACGACCCCTAGCCAA ACCAATCAAACCTACCGACATCCTTCCCCCAGAGAGAGGCCACGAAGTGGCAAAGGAACTTGGGATTCCCTACTATGAGACCAGCATTGTTGCCCAATTTGGAGTCAAAGATGTCTTCGACAATGCCATCCGAGCCGCCCTCATCTCCCGTCGTCACCTGCAGTTCTGGAAGTCCCACCTGAAAAAGGTCCAGAGGCCCCTTCTCCAGGCACCCTTCCTGCCTCCTCGTCCGCCTCGCCCCATTGTGGGCATTCCAGACCCGCCTCCCACAGATGGCGAGGGCCCTGATTCCCTTTTCTGCCAGCCACTGTGTACAGATGTTCTTTTCCTTCTGCACGGTGGTGCCACTCGCGTATTTGCACACAAAGTATATCTGGCAACGTCCTGCTCTAAGTTCTATGACCTCTTCACCCTTGATATTGGTGGATTATGCATGGGGCCACGGGGGGTGGAGCAGGAGAGCAAGGAAAACTTGGAgagtggagaggaagatgagcagagcaggagaggagcCAAGGAGCAAGCTGGGCGCACTAAGAGCCTGGACATTGATAAAGACGGGGTAGATGGAGGAGTGCGGGGCCTGCATCGACCCCAGCTGCTCCAGCAGGGTTCTTTGAGGACTTCCCAGAGTGATAATGCGCTCCCCTCTCGAGCCCACTACTCCCTGGGAGCACTGGGGACTGGTCGAGCCCTTTCAGGATGGGGAAGGGGGttcctgagtgtgtgtctggagCTTGTTGATGATCCCATGATGGGACGACCACGACTCATGACTGTGGTCGCCATGGATGCGCTTATACAGGAAGAACCATTTAAG GCAGTGCTTCAGTACCTGTACACAGGCAGTCTGGACGAGAGCCGAGGCGATCTGATGCAGGTGGCCACCATCGCAGAGCTGCTTGAGGTGTTTGACCTGCGGATGATGGTGGCCAATGTTCTCAACAGAGAGAGCTTCATGAACCAGGAGATCACGAAGGCTTTCCACGTCCGCAGAGCCAACCGCATCAAGGAGTGTCTCAATAAAGGCAGCTTTGCTG ATGTGGTGTTTCGACTGGACGATGGCTGCCTCCCGGCCCACAAGCCCCTGCTCATCTCCAGCTGCAGCTGGATGGCTGCCATGTTCCGAGGCTCTTTCATGGAAAGCTACATTGAGGAG GTATCCATTCCTAACACCAGCACAGCCTGTATGCGCGGGGTGTTGGAGTTCCTGTACTGCGGTCTGCTGACACCCTCTCCTGGTCTGGAGCCCATTGAACTTATTATTCTCTCCAACCGTCTGTGTTTGCCACGCCTAGTTGCCCTCACAG AGCAGCATGCTGTGGATGAGCTTCTCCAGTTGGCAGCAAAAGGAGGTGACATTGATGGTCAAGTGTTGGCTTACCTGGAGCTCGCACAG ttCCACAACGCCAAGCAACTATCAGCTTGGTGTCTCCATCACATCTGCACTAATTATAATAGCATCTGCCGCAAGTTTCCCAAAGACATGAAGGTCATGTCAGCAG AAAACCAGAAGCACTTTGAGAAGCAGCGCTGGCCTCCTGTGTGGTTCCTAAAAGAGGAGGACCGCTATCTGCGCTCACAGAAGGAGCGTGAGCGCGAGGAGGAGATCTTGCGCAAGCAACACACCAAACGGGGTTGGTGTTTCTGGAGGCACCCCTCGTCCTCTCCGCACGTCTCCTAG
- the rhobtb4 gene encoding rho related BTB domain containing 4 isoform X3 has product MHINTQPNTVGKEPHIDTLWYTVGYGTQANSGYCSYVSQVLERSRDVVDEVSVSLRLWDTFGDHHKDRRFAYGRSDVVVLCFSLANPNSLRHVRTMWFPEIKHFCPRTPIILVGCQLDLRYADLDAVNRARRPLAKPIKPTDILPPERGHEVAKELGIPYYETSIVAQFGVKDVFDNAIRAALISRRHLQFWKSHLKKVQRPLLQAPFLPPRPPRPIVGIPDPPPTDGEGPDSLFCQPLCTDVLFLLHGGATRVFAHKVYLATSCSKFYDLFTLDIGGLCMGPRGVEQESKENLESGEEDEQSRRGAKEQAGRTKSLDIDKDGVDGGVRGLHRPQLLQQGSLRTSQSDNALPSRAHYSLGALGTGRALSGWGRGFLSVCLELVDDPMMGRPRLMTVVAMDALIQEEPFKAVLQYLYTGSLDESRGDLMQVATIAELLEVFDLRMMVANVLNRESFMNQEITKAFHVRRANRIKECLNKGSFADVVFRLDDGCLPAHKPLLISSCSWMAAMFRGSFMESYIEEVSIPNTSTACMRGVLEFLYCGLLTPSPGLEPIELIILSNRLCLPRLVALTEQHAVDELLQLAAKGGDIDGQVLAYLELAQFHNAKQLSAWCLHHICTNYNSICRKFPKDMKVMSAENQKHFEKQRWPPVWFLKEEDRYLRSQKEREREEEILRKQHTKRGWCFWRHPSSSPHVS; this is encoded by the exons atgcacataaacacacagccaAACACAGTGGGGAAAGAGccacacatagacacactctGGTACACTGTTGGATATGGTACTCAGGCTAATTCTGGTTATTGTTCATATGTATCACAG GTGTTAGAGAGATCTCGTGATGTAGTGGACGAGGTCAGTGTGTCCCTGAGGCTATGGGACACGTTTGGGGATCATCACAAAGACAGACGATTTGCCTATGGCAG GTCTGACGTAGTGGTGCTTTGCTTCTCTCTGGCTAATCCCAATTCCCTGCGCCACGTACGCACCATGTGGTTCCCGGAAATCAAGCACTTTTGTCCCCGGACACCCATCATTCTGGTTGGCTGCCAGCTGGACCTGCGCTATGCCGACCTTGATGCAGTTAACCGTGCACGACGACCCCTAGCCAA ACCAATCAAACCTACCGACATCCTTCCCCCAGAGAGAGGCCACGAAGTGGCAAAGGAACTTGGGATTCCCTACTATGAGACCAGCATTGTTGCCCAATTTGGAGTCAAAGATGTCTTCGACAATGCCATCCGAGCCGCCCTCATCTCCCGTCGTCACCTGCAGTTCTGGAAGTCCCACCTGAAAAAGGTCCAGAGGCCCCTTCTCCAGGCACCCTTCCTGCCTCCTCGTCCGCCTCGCCCCATTGTGGGCATTCCAGACCCGCCTCCCACAGATGGCGAGGGCCCTGATTCCCTTTTCTGCCAGCCACTGTGTACAGATGTTCTTTTCCTTCTGCACGGTGGTGCCACTCGCGTATTTGCACACAAAGTATATCTGGCAACGTCCTGCTCTAAGTTCTATGACCTCTTCACCCTTGATATTGGTGGATTATGCATGGGGCCACGGGGGGTGGAGCAGGAGAGCAAGGAAAACTTGGAgagtggagaggaagatgagcagagcaggagaggagcCAAGGAGCAAGCTGGGCGCACTAAGAGCCTGGACATTGATAAAGACGGGGTAGATGGAGGAGTGCGGGGCCTGCATCGACCCCAGCTGCTCCAGCAGGGTTCTTTGAGGACTTCCCAGAGTGATAATGCGCTCCCCTCTCGAGCCCACTACTCCCTGGGAGCACTGGGGACTGGTCGAGCCCTTTCAGGATGGGGAAGGGGGttcctgagtgtgtgtctggagCTTGTTGATGATCCCATGATGGGACGACCACGACTCATGACTGTGGTCGCCATGGATGCGCTTATACAGGAAGAACCATTTAAG GCAGTGCTTCAGTACCTGTACACAGGCAGTCTGGACGAGAGCCGAGGCGATCTGATGCAGGTGGCCACCATCGCAGAGCTGCTTGAGGTGTTTGACCTGCGGATGATGGTGGCCAATGTTCTCAACAGAGAGAGCTTCATGAACCAGGAGATCACGAAGGCTTTCCACGTCCGCAGAGCCAACCGCATCAAGGAGTGTCTCAATAAAGGCAGCTTTGCTG ATGTGGTGTTTCGACTGGACGATGGCTGCCTCCCGGCCCACAAGCCCCTGCTCATCTCCAGCTGCAGCTGGATGGCTGCCATGTTCCGAGGCTCTTTCATGGAAAGCTACATTGAGGAG GTATCCATTCCTAACACCAGCACAGCCTGTATGCGCGGGGTGTTGGAGTTCCTGTACTGCGGTCTGCTGACACCCTCTCCTGGTCTGGAGCCCATTGAACTTATTATTCTCTCCAACCGTCTGTGTTTGCCACGCCTAGTTGCCCTCACAG AGCAGCATGCTGTGGATGAGCTTCTCCAGTTGGCAGCAAAAGGAGGTGACATTGATGGTCAAGTGTTGGCTTACCTGGAGCTCGCACAG ttCCACAACGCCAAGCAACTATCAGCTTGGTGTCTCCATCACATCTGCACTAATTATAATAGCATCTGCCGCAAGTTTCCCAAAGACATGAAGGTCATGTCAGCAG AAAACCAGAAGCACTTTGAGAAGCAGCGCTGGCCTCCTGTGTGGTTCCTAAAAGAGGAGGACCGCTATCTGCGCTCACAGAAGGAGCGTGAGCGCGAGGAGGAGATCTTGCGCAAGCAACACACCAAACGGGGTTGGTGTTTCTGGAGGCACCCCTCGTCCTCTCCGCACGTCTCCTAG